CAGCGCAGTGAGACGAGATCAGCCGTCTTCACGCTGCATGTACGGTAGCAGCGCGAGGTAGCGCGCACGCTTGATCGCTGTACCCAACTGACGCTGGAACCCAGCCGTTACCTTCGTCGTCCGCTTCGGAATGATCTTTCCCTGCTCCGTAACGAAGTGAGACAACGTTGAGACGTCCTTGTAGTTCAGCATGATGATGCGCGGCCCTTCCATGCGCCGACGGCGACCACGTGAGCCCGTGTACTCGGGAGGAGAAGTGCGAGGAGTCCCGTCTTCCTCCACCGCTGCCTCAGGTATCGGGAGATCGTCGTCATCATCCTCGTCTTCGTCATCGTCCGCACCTACCCGGACAGGAACGTCGGCCATAACGGAGAGACCGGTGGTTGGCTCGCCCTCATTGAGGATCAAGAGATAGCGAAGTACCTCACCGTCGAGCTTGAGGAGACGCTCGAACTCGGGGAGGGCCTCAGCTGCGGCCATGAACTGCGCTACTGCGTAGAAGCCGGTGCTCTGCTTCAGAACCGGGTACGCGAGCTGTCGATTGCCCCAGAGGTCGACTGCGGAGACTTCTCCGCCCTTTGAAATCGCGAGTTCGTGAAACGTGTCGAGCTTGGCGGTCACGGCCTCTTCTTCGAGTGCCGGATCCAGGATGTACACTACTTCGTAAAGCCGCATCTTTCGTTCCCTCGGTCCGTTGAATTGGTACGGGCTCCATCGAACTCGGGCACCTCGGCTGCGGCTGAGGCACTCTGACGGAGCGGGCTGTATGTAGTCGCGCCCTCATGGACGCGGCGGAAAAGCTAGTGAATCGCGGGACAGGTTGGAACCCGCGGAACATCGCCGTCTAGATCGCCACCGCCTGCTGGATCGCCGAAACGAGCAGAGGATAGCGCTCAAAACCCCAGCGAGCCTCCTCGACGTCGAGCCGCTCACGGTTTGTATGTGCGAAGCGCTCCTCCCCTGGAGCGAACCCGACGGTCGGGATGCCGTGCACGCCACAGGACCAACCACCATCAGTAGCGAACTGCCACGGTCGGATGGTCGCCGGACCTTTCTCTGCGCGCCGACCAACTGCATCAGCTGCCGCGAGGATCATCGGGTCGTCAGCCGGCATCAGGAATCCGGGCGTGAGAAGGTTGCGGTCCTCTTCAAGGCCGGTGTAGGTCACCTGATGTTCCGTCGCCATTCGAACCTCGAGTGAGAGGCCAGCTGGGAGCTGAGGCACCCGGGCCTTAATTGCTTCACGCACTCTCGCGATCAGCGAGGTATCATCATCTCCTGGCAGGATGCGCCAGTCGATCGTCACGACGGCCGAATCGGGGATTACATTCCGGCTCTGTGGGAGCACGTCCACCATCGTCGCGATCAAGCTCGAGGCCCCGAGTACCGGAACGGACTCCTGACGGTCAGCGAGATCTCGTATCGCCGCCAGGACATCGCCAAGCAAGTCAAGCGAGTTATGGGCCCGGTCCGGCACGCTGGCGTGCCCGGCGAGTCCCTGGATCACGACTTCAACCTCGGCGCGGCCACGGTGACCGGTGCAGATGTCTCCGTGGGTCGCTTCTCCAATCACGACAACACCTGGCTCGACACCTCCCGATTCGAGGAGGTGCTTCATTCCGAGACCGCCTCGCTCCTCTAGCACCGTATGAGCAACGATCACATCACCCGGCGCAGACCCGATCATGGATGCCGCGGTGTACGTCTGGAGTGCGAGTGGGCCCTTGATGTCCATGGCGCCACGCCCGTGCAGGAAGCCGTCCCTGATCTCACCCGAGAACGGAGGCACCTCCCACTCGTCGTGATCGCC
This region of Longimicrobiales bacterium genomic DNA includes:
- a CDS encoding M20/M25/M40 family metallo-hydrolase translates to MAREANFENALQFAADLIRIPGLSQQEGDVARRVQEEMEALGLEDIRVDRAGNVIGVARGRGDAPPALLNAHMDVVGEGDHDEWEVPPFSGEIRDGFLHGRGAMDIKGPLALQTYTAASMIGSAPGDVIVAHTVLEERGGLGMKHLLESGGVEPGVVVIGEATHGDICTGHRGRAEVEVVIQGLAGHASVPDRAHNSLDLLGDVLAAIRDLADRQESVPVLGASSLIATMVDVLPQSRNVIPDSAVVTIDWRILPGDDDTSLIARVREAIKARVPQLPAGLSLEVRMATEHQVTYTGLEEDRNLLTPGFLMPADDPMILAAADAVGRRAEKGPATIRPWQFATDGGWSCGVHGIPTVGFAPGEERFAHTNRERLDVEEARWGFERYPLLVSAIQQAVAI
- the rpsR gene encoding 30S ribosomal protein S18, giving the protein MEGPRIIMLNYKDVSTLSHFVTEQGKIIPKRTTKVTAGFQRQLGTAIKRARYLALLPYMQREDG